From the genome of Metarhizium brunneum chromosome 4, complete sequence, one region includes:
- the PRSS8 gene encoding Prostasin — translation MGPNKAIAAAIVAFAAQTASAKPVDIQPKIIGGWEANQAEWPWIVSIRLEYPGGRHRHICGGTLVSPDTIVTAAHCNQDRLRPGLFSVLAGSNDRESREATVVGVAQIIDHPRFSTETMQNDISVWKLSRPIPESNTIKYARMPRQGEDLPRSAAVKVAGWGAIRDTRNKPQGAQGILARDAPQEPSPKRWVPVITPGPQPRPPVDETMSPFLLREASLSVVDLNSCIEAYISASKSKRGQFSKSFVPQFAQTMMCAGVYGGAQDSCYGDSGGPLVDANSKALVGVVSFGLACGHPKAPGVYTKVSSYLDFIRRVAGNIGGNGDNGNGNGDNNNNSDNGDNSSGNGDDDGVTQVPPNNYNYCRHLIGQFLLTAGNGVVIQYVASADYQVRNYISSVHFIGNVVQFDRPLLGDTTGLNCVHLQCHIGTDMLGLARLGAASVTGLDFKFWGSNYSGAQTGRFDGWRRRREAQGLTVLPRDTFDLVFISIGSVCYVAKIKEWARVVSRLLKPGGRLFVREFHPVLLSLDDGKPDEMVFNLPYFEREEPGIMDKQGTYVSSGDCIFTLTKRALFNHGIREVVQALLDEGMKLTGLREHQRAPLTGAQAELEVDQRGESQVKEKPLARRIYLHRRLLFEASTVAIALSYTLLAVKE, via the exons ATGGGGCCCAACAAAGCTATCGCGGCCGCAATCGTGGCATTCGCAGCCCAAACAGCTAGTGCGAAACCCGTTGACATTCAACCAAAAATTATTGGAGGATGGGAAGCCAACCAGGCTGAGTGGCCTTGGATCGTCTCTATACGACTTGAATATCCGGGCGGGCGACATCGCCACATCTGCGGCGGAACGTTGGTGTCACCCGACACTATAGTCACGGCCGCCCATTGTAATCAAGATAGACTCCGGCCTGGCTTGTTTTCAGTCCTTGCTGGGTCAAAT GACCGCGAAAGCAGAGAAGCTACTGTCGTTGGAGTAGCTCAAATTATTGACCACCCACGGTTTAGCACTGAAACCATGCAAAATGATATTTCTGTTTGGAAACTATCAAGACCAATTCCAGAAAGTAACACGATTAAATATGCCAGGATGCCGCGGCAGGGCGAGGACCTGCCACGCTCAGCTGCAGTAAAGGTAGCTGGCTG GGGAGCTATACGGGACACAAGAAATAAACCACAAGGTGCTCAAGGCATACTGGCACGAGATGCTCCACAAGAGCCTTCCCCGAAACGATGGGTTCCTGTCATCACTCCGGGCCCCCAGCCGCGGCCTCCAGTCGACGAGACAATGTCGCCTTTCCTCCTGCGAGAAGCTTCGCTCAGCGTCGTCGACCTCAACTCCTGCATAGAGGCATACATATCTGCGTCTAAATCCAAGCGTGGCCAATTCAGCAAAAGCTTCGTTCCGCAATTTGCACAAACTATGATGTGCGCAGGTGTATACGGAGGGGCCCAGGATTCCTGCTATGGAGACAGTGGCGGTCCTCTTGTTGATGCCAACTCCAAAGCACTGGTTGGTGTAGTTTCGTTTGGTCTTGCTTGTGGACATCCGAAAGCTCCCGGCGTTTATACCAAAGTCAGCAGCTATCTGGACTTTATTAGGCGAGTAGCTGGCAATATCGGCGGTAacggcgacaatggcaatggtaACGGCGATAATAACAATAACAGTGATAACGGCGATAACAgcagcggcaacggcgacgatgacggcgttACTCAGGTGCCTCCAAACAACTATAATTACTGTAGACACTTGATTGGACAATTCTTGCTAACCGCCGGTAACGGCGTCGTTATCCAG TATGTCGCCTCCGCCGACTACCAGGTCAGGAACTACATCTCCAGTGTTCATTTCATCGGTAATGTCGTTCAGTTTGACCGTCCGCTCCTCGGTGACACCACCGGGCTCAACTGTGTGCACCTGCAATGCCACATCGGCACCGACATGCTCGGCCTCGCTCGCCTCGGTGCCGCATCCGTGACCGGGCTAGACTTCAAATTCTGGGGTAGCAATTACAGCGGCGCGCAGACTGGCCGATTCGacggctggcggcggcggcgagaagctcaa GGGCTGACGGTCCTGCCGCGAGATACGTTTGACCTCGTCTTCATTAGCATCGGCTCCGTGTGCTATGTTGCCAAAATCAAAGAATGGGCTCGTGTCGTGTCTAGACTTTTGAAACCGGGTGGGCGGCTATTTGTCCGCGAGTTTCACCCAGTGCTGTTGTCTTTGGACGATGGGAAACCAGACGAGATGGTGTTTAACTTGCCGTACTTTGAGCGCGAGGAACCCGGCATTATGGATAAGCAGGGAACATACGTCAGCTCGGGGGACTGTATATTCACCTTGACCAAGCGCGCATTGTTTAACCATGGGATTAGGGAGGTTGTACAGGCGCTGCTGGATGAGGGGATGAAGTTGACAGGGCTGAGGGAACACCAGCGTGCGCCGTTGACAGGCGCGCAAGCAGAACTAGAGGTGGACCAACGAGGCGAGTCGCAGGTTAAAGAGAAGCCGTTGGCACGACGCATATATCTTCACAGGAGATTACTCTTTGAAGCGTCGACCGTGGCGATTGCCCTTTCGTATACGCTACTAGCCGTCAAGGAATAA
- the cctO_4 gene encoding Cyclochlorotine biosynthesis protein O codes for MAPISSYAYTPIPVNLDHGKSEPYHLQEGLNENSTSDLELRDRRRQLFLVVLTSLSLLCLMILSMALGHLTVTNSDCGRQLSTWSPAFEAVEYYQTTFEGEFLAPSVWRGPPFPELDEAWNRISIRGTGSLRIAKYDLSRLNKSADAEITAGFGDGTNDVQVLLEVFHQLHCLNEIRKHTWPEYYKFDAPPKVERAHLDHCIEMLRINLMCTADMTPITAKQVSWKNGDAAPDFSTLHTCRDFSKILKHVEDHADLWGFWAS; via the exons ATGGCTCCCATCTCAAGCTACGCATACACGCCCATCCCCGTCAACTTGGACCATGGAAAGTCTGAGCCATATCATTTACAGGAAGGGTTGAACGAGAATAGCACTTCAGATCTTGAACTAAGAgaccgacgacggcaactTTTCCTGGTCGTTTTGACCTCGCTGTCTTTACTATGTCTCATGATCTTGAGCATGGCTCTGGGGCACCTTACTGTCACCAACTCCGACTGCGGCAGACAGCTTTCCACTTGGT CACCGGCATTCGAAGCTGTCGAGTATTACCAAACGACATTTGAGGGAGAATTTCTGGCTCCGTCAGTCTGGCGAGGCCCGCCCTTTCCAGAATTGGATGAAGCATGGAACCGCATCTCCATACGAGGCACGGGGAGCTTGAGAATCGCAAAATACGATCTTTCACGGCTCAACAAATCAGCCGACGCGGAAATTACTGCCGGCTTCGGAGACGGTACGAATGATGTACAAGTTTTGCTGGAGGTCTTCCATCAGCTCCACTGTCTG AATGAAATCCGCAAGCACACCTGGCCTGAATACTACAAGTTTGACGCGCCGCCCAAGGTAGAGCGAGCGCACCTCG ACCACTGTATTGAAATGCTGCGGATAAATTTAATGTGTACGGCAGACATGACCCCAATCACAGCCAAACAAGTTTCATGGAAGAACGGAGACGCTGCCCCGGATTTCAGCACTCTGCACACATGTCGGGACTTTTCCAAGATCCTAAAGCATGTCGAGGACCACGCGGATCTTTGGGGATTCTGGGCCTCGTAA